In Geminocystis sp. NIES-3708, a single window of DNA contains:
- the cysW gene encoding sulfate ABC transporter permease subunit CysW, translating to MQKIKPVEMGLIIISLIYLALILLIPAISVFFEAFHKGFQPFVEALQQREFVEAVKLTLIIALVSVPLNTVFGLCAAWVIARNEFKGKTFLMSLIDLPFSISPVVAGLMIVLLYGRNGWFGPLLETWNVKIIFALPGMILATIFVTFPFVAREVIPVLEEIGTEQEQAAQTLGATDWQIFWRVTLPSIRWGLMYGVLLTNARAMGEFGAVAVVSGSIIGQTATLPIFVELAYKNYQTEAAFSAAVVLGLLAALTLIFKEILERKTKIVDT from the coding sequence ATGCAAAAGATTAAACCTGTAGAAATGGGGCTAATTATTATATCTTTAATATATTTAGCCTTAATTCTCCTTATTCCGGCAATATCAGTATTTTTTGAGGCTTTTCATAAGGGGTTTCAACCCTTCGTTGAGGCTTTACAGCAACGGGAATTTGTGGAAGCCGTCAAACTTACTTTAATTATTGCTTTAGTTAGTGTACCTCTTAACACTGTTTTTGGACTATGTGCCGCTTGGGTAATCGCTAGAAATGAATTTAAAGGTAAAACATTTTTAATGAGTCTTATTGACTTACCTTTCTCGATTTCTCCTGTCGTAGCGGGTTTGATGATTGTTTTATTATATGGGCGTAATGGTTGGTTTGGTCCTTTATTAGAAACTTGGAATGTAAAAATTATTTTTGCATTACCCGGTATGATTTTAGCGACAATTTTTGTTACTTTTCCTTTTGTAGCGAGGGAAGTAATACCTGTCTTAGAAGAAATTGGTACAGAACAAGAACAGGCAGCTCAAACTCTAGGTGCGACAGATTGGCAAATCTTTTGGCGTGTTACCTTACCGAGTATTCGTTGGGGTTTAATGTATGGGGTTTTACTGACAAATGCTCGTGCTATGGGTGAATTTGGAGCAGTTGCAGTGGTTTCTGGTAGTATTATCGGACAAACTGCCACTTTACCTATTTTTGTAGAATTAGCCTATAAAAATTATCAAACAGAAGCTGCTTTTAGTGCGGCGGTAGTTTTGGGTTTGTTAGCGGCATTAACCTTGATTTTCAAGGAAATTTTAGAAAGAAAAACCAAAATTGTTGACACTTAA
- the cysT gene encoding sulfate ABC transporter permease subunit CysT, with protein MVASLDDFPPIIKKREIVANFFSNISIPWFVTIGYLTIILLIPMTALILKSSTLGFGKFWEVATSDVAISAYQVTFITALAAGAINGVMGTLLAWVLVRYEFPGRKIFDAIIDVPFALPTAVAGLVLATVYSPSGWIGRFFTPFGIKIAFSQLGVFVAMLFISLPFIVRTLQPVLQELEQEIEEAAWALGATDWQTFRLVIFPPLIPPILTGVALGFSRAVGEYGSIVVIASNIPFQDLIAPVLVFQRLEEYDYVGATVIGAVLLLISLILLFVINFLQQWGRRYAKD; from the coding sequence ATGGTTGCTTCCCTTGATGATTTTCCTCCCATAATAAAAAAACGAGAAATAGTCGCTAATTTTTTCTCAAATATATCAATTCCTTGGTTTGTTACTATCGGCTATTTAACTATTATTTTGTTAATTCCGATGACAGCATTAATTCTCAAATCTTCCACTTTAGGATTCGGGAAATTTTGGGAAGTTGCTACCTCAGACGTTGCTATTTCGGCTTATCAAGTTACCTTCATTACTGCTCTTGCCGCAGGGGCAATTAACGGCGTAATGGGAACTTTACTAGCATGGGTTTTAGTGCGTTATGAATTTCCGGGTAGAAAAATATTTGACGCAATTATAGATGTACCTTTTGCGTTGCCTACCGCCGTAGCAGGTTTAGTGTTAGCAACGGTTTACAGCCCTAGTGGTTGGATTGGTAGATTTTTTACACCTTTTGGCATTAAAATCGCCTTTTCTCAATTAGGGGTATTTGTGGCAATGTTATTTATTTCTTTACCCTTTATCGTAAGAACATTACAACCAGTGTTACAAGAGCTAGAACAGGAAATAGAAGAAGCCGCTTGGGCTTTAGGTGCAACGGATTGGCAGACTTTTCGCTTAGTTATTTTTCCCCCATTAATACCACCTATTCTAACAGGTGTTGCTTTAGGTTTTTCTAGGGCAGTGGGTGAATATGGCTCAATTGTAGTAATTGCATCTAATATACCTTTTCAAGATTTAATTGCTCCCGTATTAGTTTTTCAACGTTTAGAAGAATATGACTATGTAGGGGCGACGGTTATTGGTGCGGTATTACTTTTAATATCTTTAATTCTCTTATTCGTAATCAACTTCTTACAACAATGGGGTCGTCGTTATGCAAAAGATTAA
- a CDS encoding NIL domain-containing protein, with translation MNDKLKSLKISLRIPPEYHQQPIIFRLASDYNLEVNITSALLGESAGGDGWFNLLLKGTKEAISDGLKYLADSNIEIWNHSKEDQAFTKDWNFEGWLLED, from the coding sequence ATGAATGATAAACTAAAATCTCTGAAAATATCTTTACGAATTCCCCCTGAATATCATCAGCAACCTATCATTTTTAGGTTAGCATCTGATTATAATTTAGAAGTTAATATTACTTCCGCTCTTTTAGGGGAATCTGCTGGTGGTGACGGGTGGTTTAACCTTTTATTAAAAGGAACAAAAGAAGCCATAAGTGATGGTTTAAAATACTTAGCTGATTCTAATATAGAAATTTGGAATCACAGTAAAGAAGATCAAGCCTTCACAAAAGATTGGAATTTTGAAGGATGGTTATTAGAAGATTAA
- a CDS encoding sulfate ABC transporter substrate-binding protein: MKKQTRLISGFIIGLAISGVVAACSNPNNTNQTENNTSNQNSPNQEVKLTLVSYAVTQSAYEKIIPKFAEQWEQKTGQKVIVEQSYGGSGSQTRAVIDGLEADVVGLALSADTLKIQQAGLIEPGWEKEAPNNGIVTRSVVALVGREGGKTAKTWADLANPDIKVITANPKTSGGARWNFLVLWGAITQGGGNAQEAQDFVTNVYKNVPVLPKDAREATDVFYKQGQGDILMNYENEILLAKLKGENQPYIIPTDKNISIDGPIAVVDKYVDKRGTREVAEAFVQFLFTPEAQKAFAEVGFRPVDEAIFEEFKDQFPKVDNLFTVEAFGGWDQVQKDFFDDGTIFDQIFANLKK; the protein is encoded by the coding sequence ATGAAAAAGCAAACAAGATTAATAAGCGGGTTTATCATTGGTTTAGCTATTAGTGGTGTGGTTGCCGCCTGTTCTAATCCTAACAACACAAATCAGACAGAAAATAATACCAGTAATCAAAATAGCCCTAATCAGGAAGTAAAACTCACCTTAGTCAGTTATGCTGTAACTCAAAGTGCTTACGAAAAAATCATCCCGAAATTTGCTGAACAATGGGAACAAAAAACAGGTCAAAAAGTTATCGTTGAACAAAGTTATGGTGGTTCTGGCTCACAAACGAGAGCAGTTATTGATGGATTAGAAGCCGATGTTGTGGGTTTAGCTTTATCAGCAGATACTTTGAAAATTCAACAAGCAGGATTAATTGAACCGGGATGGGAAAAAGAAGCACCAAATAATGGTATTGTAACTCGCTCCGTAGTGGCTTTAGTGGGCAGAGAAGGAGGCAAAACTGCAAAGACTTGGGCAGATTTAGCAAATCCTGATATTAAAGTAATTACCGCTAATCCCAAAACTTCAGGGGGTGCAAGATGGAACTTTTTAGTATTATGGGGAGCAATTACTCAAGGTGGTGGTAATGCTCAAGAAGCTCAAGATTTTGTTACCAATGTCTATAAAAATGTTCCCGTATTGCCAAAAGATGCAAGAGAAGCTACAGACGTTTTTTATAAACAAGGACAAGGAGACATTTTGATGAACTATGAAAATGAAATTTTATTAGCTAAATTGAAAGGAGAAAATCAACCCTATATTATACCTACCGATAAAAATATATCTATCGATGGACCGATCGCCGTAGTTGACAAGTATGTTGACAAACGAGGTACAAGGGAAGTAGCTGAAGCCTTTGTACAATTTTTATTTACACCTGAAGCTCAAAAAGCTTTTGCTGAAGTAGGTTTTCGTCCTGTGGATGAAGCTATATTTGAAGAATTCAAAGATCAGTTTCCTAAAGTTGATAACTTATTCACCGTAGAAGCTTTTGGTGGTTGGGATCAAGTTCAAAAAGATTTCTTTGATGATGGTACTATTTTTGACCAAATTTTTGCCAATCTCAAAAAGTAA
- a CDS encoding NAD(P)H-quinone oxidoreductase subunit M, with product MLIKSTTRHIRIYTAEIQKNELIPSNQVLTLDVDPDNEFNWDEVALQKVYSKFDQLVESYSGEDLTDYNLRRIGSDLEHLIRNLLSKGEISYNLDARVINYSMGLPRVDVPESEGKYQLNN from the coding sequence ATGTTAATTAAATCTACAACTCGTCATATTAGAATCTATACCGCAGAAATTCAGAAAAATGAGTTAATACCCTCGAATCAAGTTTTAACCCTTGATGTTGATCCCGACAATGAATTTAATTGGGATGAAGTAGCATTACAAAAAGTTTATAGTAAGTTTGATCAGTTAGTAGAAAGTTATAGTGGTGAAGATTTAACGGATTATAATTTGCGTCGTATCGGTTCAGATTTAGAACATTTAATCCGCAATCTTTTGAGTAAAGGAGAAATTAGCTACAATCTTGACGCTAGAGTCATTAATTATAGTATGGGTTTACCTCGTGTTGATGTGCCCGAATCTGAAGGTAAATATCAACTTAACAATTAA
- a CDS encoding pentapeptide repeat-containing protein — MANQQHLQLIISLSSDEWNNWRKENPHIVPDLREANLSGVNLSKFNLRGANLIEANLSQSNLTETNLSKADLFKADFSRAYGRDANLSVSNLQDANFFGAYFSGSDFSRSNLLNANFQEANCSESFFITANLNYAKLSRGIFQGVSFMEANLSEADCGETILNQSDFTLVKANNTNFDQATLTGVIIEDWEINNQTKFDKVFASYVFITRQEKLTTDIQVFENTTIFLNFIMKNKTKSDKSQNSEKKIIDILQVKKVAIEEQIQELIKVNNNQFLKYTINC; from the coding sequence ATGGCTAATCAACAACATCTCCAACTTATCATTTCTCTTTCCTCTGATGAATGGAATAATTGGAGAAAGGAAAACCCTCACATTGTTCCTGATTTGAGAGAAGCTAATCTTAGTGGTGTTAATTTAAGTAAATTTAATTTGAGAGGAGCAAATTTAATTGAGGCAAATTTAAGTCAAAGTAATCTTACAGAAACTAATTTATCGAAAGCTGATTTATTTAAGGCTGATTTTAGCAGAGCTTATGGTAGAGACGCAAATTTAAGTGTATCTAATTTACAAGATGCAAATTTTTTCGGAGCTTATTTTTCAGGTAGCGATTTTAGTAGATCTAACTTATTAAATGCTAATTTTCAAGAGGCAAATTGTTCTGAATCATTTTTTATTACTGCTAATTTAAACTACGCTAAATTATCCCGTGGTATTTTTCAAGGAGTTAGTTTCATGGAAGCAAATTTAAGCGAAGCTGACTGTGGAGAGACGATTTTAAATCAATCAGATTTTACTTTAGTTAAAGCTAATAATACTAATTTTGATCAAGCCACTTTAACGGGAGTGATTATAGAAGACTGGGAAATCAATAATCAAACGAAGTTCGATAAAGTATTTGCTAGTTATGTTTTCATTACTCGTCAAGAAAAATTAACGACAGATATTCAAGTTTTTGAAAATACTACTATTTTTTTAAATTTTATCATGAAAAATAAAACAAAATCGGATAAATCTCAAAACAGTGAAAAAAAAATTATTGATATTCTTCAAGTGAAAAAAGTTGCCATTGAAGAACAAATACAAGAATTAATTAAAGTCAATAATAATCAATTTTTAAAATATACTATTAATTGCTAA
- a CDS encoding HAD family hydrolase, giving the protein MTLKALIFDVDGTLAETEKNGHRIAFNLAFEENNLPWRWDVDTYGDLLEIGGGKERLRHYLEYYQPEFNTQEPLDKFIRHLHHKKSYYYHELLSNNAIPLRIGVERLIIEAHRKGIILAIASTASEENVKVLLHTSLGKEMSQYFAVIAAGDMVKNKKPASDIYLLALEKLNISPENCLAIEDTNQGLIAATNAGIKTIITVNDYSKNQNFDEAILVLNSLGETNLPFLVIKGNSYNHSYFNIDLAQKICDETINY; this is encoded by the coding sequence ATGACTCTTAAAGCCTTAATATTTGATGTTGATGGTACTTTAGCCGAAACAGAAAAAAATGGTCATCGTATCGCCTTTAATTTAGCCTTTGAAGAGAATAATTTACCTTGGCGTTGGGACGTTGATACCTACGGTGATTTATTAGAAATTGGAGGTGGAAAAGAGCGTTTAAGACATTATTTAGAATATTATCAACCAGAATTTAATACCCAAGAACCTTTAGATAAATTTATTCGCCATTTACATCACAAAAAAAGTTATTATTATCACGAATTATTGAGTAATAATGCCATTCCCTTAAGAATTGGCGTTGAAAGGTTAATTATTGAAGCCCATCGAAAAGGTATCATCCTCGCCATTGCCTCCACCGCTTCGGAGGAAAACGTTAAGGTACTTTTACATACCAGTTTGGGTAAAGAAATGAGTCAATATTTTGCCGTCATTGCCGCAGGAGATATGGTAAAAAATAAAAAACCCGCTTCAGATATATATTTATTAGCTTTAGAAAAACTTAATATTTCTCCTGAAAATTGTTTAGCTATAGAAGACACTAATCAAGGATTGATAGCGGCGACAAATGCAGGTATAAAGACTATAATAACTGTTAATGACTATAGCAAAAATCAAAATTTTGATGAAGCTATTTTAGTATTAAATTCTTTAGGTGAAACTAATTTACCTTTTTTAGTAATAAAAGGAAATAGTTATAATCATTCTTATTTTAATATAGATTTAGCTCAAAAAATATGTGATGAAACTATAAATTATTAG
- a CDS encoding competence/damage-inducible protein A, translated as MTAEIICIGTELLLGDILNSNAKFLAQELANLGIPHYYQTVVGDNLSRINEIIEIASKRSQILIFTGGLGPTADDLTTEAIATFFNTPLIEKQEIIEDITKKFAQRGREMTPSNLKQALIPESADILPNVTGTAPGIIWQPIPNLTILTFPGVPSEMKQMWNDTAVPFLKNQGWGKEIIYSRMMRFRGIGESALAEKVYHLFSSSNPTVAPYASMGEVKLRVSVKAQDAESAEKLIHPVAKEIETIAGEDYFGYDDDTLASVVGKMLLERGQTLSVAESCTGGGLGSMLTEVSGSSSYFMGGVIAYSNQVKIEQLGVSEEFLTEYGAVSAIVARQMAKGVQSRFSTDWSISVTGIAGPKGGTEAKPVGLVYLAIANPEKQVESYELRLGEKRGREAIRYLTSCYALDKLRRELISN; from the coding sequence ATGACAGCAGAAATTATTTGTATAGGCACAGAATTATTATTAGGTGATATTCTTAATAGTAATGCTAAATTTTTAGCTCAAGAATTAGCTAATTTGGGGATTCCTCACTATTATCAAACCGTTGTTGGAGATAATTTATCTCGTATAAATGAGATTATTGAAATTGCCTCTAAACGTTCTCAAATTCTTATTTTTACTGGTGGTTTAGGACCAACTGCTGACGATTTAACCACAGAAGCTATAGCGACTTTTTTTAATACTCCTTTAATAGAAAAACAGGAAATAATTGAGGATATAACCAAAAAATTTGCCCAAAGAGGGAGAGAAATGACTCCTAGTAACCTTAAACAAGCATTAATTCCTGAATCTGCTGATATTTTACCTAATGTAACAGGTACTGCTCCCGGAATAATTTGGCAACCAATACCTAATTTAACCATTCTTACCTTCCCGGGTGTGCCTTCAGAAATGAAACAAATGTGGAATGATACTGCTGTTCCATTTCTCAAAAATCAGGGATGGGGAAAAGAAATTATTTATAGTCGCATGATGCGTTTTCGAGGTATCGGCGAATCAGCCTTAGCAGAAAAGGTATATCATTTATTCTCTTCAAGTAATCCTACCGTTGCACCTTATGCTTCTATGGGAGAAGTTAAACTCCGAGTGTCTGTCAAAGCTCAAGATGCAGAATCAGCAGAAAAACTCATTCACCCTGTTGCTAAAGAAATTGAGACGATCGCCGGAGAGGATTATTTTGGTTATGATGATGATACCCTTGCTTCTGTGGTAGGAAAAATGTTGCTAGAAAGAGGACAGACTCTTAGTGTCGCAGAATCTTGTACTGGTGGTGGTTTAGGTTCAATGTTAACGGAAGTGAGCGGAAGTTCTAGTTATTTTATGGGAGGAGTCATCGCCTATAGCAATCAAGTAAAAATTGAACAATTAGGAGTTTCAGAAGAATTTTTAACAGAATATGGTGCCGTATCAGCTATCGTTGCACGACAAATGGCAAAAGGTGTGCAATCTCGTTTTAGCACTGATTGGAGTATATCAGTTACAGGTATAGCTGGTCCTAAAGGAGGCACAGAAGCTAAACCTGTTGGCTTAGTTTATTTAGCCATCGCAAATCCCGAAAAACAAGTAGAAAGCTATGAATTAAGACTAGGGGAAAAACGAGGTAGAGAGGCGATAAGATATCTTACCAGTTGTTATGCTTTAGATAAGTTACGCCGTGAATTAATAAGTAACTGA
- a CDS encoding HEAT repeat domain-containing protein, translating to MSTINLAEISSKLESSNSKDRLLALVSLREVEAQDAVPLIKKVLNDEMLPVRSMAVFALGVKKTDECMPILVKLLETDPDYGIRADAAGALGYLRDIRAFEALVRAFYEDTEWLVRFSAAVSLGNLGDIRAKQVLLEALHSCETVLQQAAISALGEIKAEDCIEEILVFAQSDDWLIRQRLAQSLGNFNTEKCISALKFLAKDANSQVSQAANYSLDKILFNS from the coding sequence ATGAGTACCATTAACTTAGCAGAAATTTCTAGCAAGTTGGAAAGTAGCAATTCTAAAGATAGATTATTAGCTCTTGTGTCTTTGAGAGAAGTCGAAGCCCAAGATGCTGTACCCTTGATTAAGAAAGTTCTGAACGATGAAATGTTACCTGTGCGTTCAATGGCAGTATTTGCTTTAGGTGTCAAAAAAACTGATGAATGTATGCCTATTTTAGTCAAATTGTTAGAAACAGATCCTGATTATGGTATTCGTGCAGATGCGGCTGGTGCGTTAGGTTATTTACGAGATATTCGTGCTTTTGAGGCTTTAGTAAGGGCTTTTTATGAAGATACAGAATGGTTAGTAAGATTTAGTGCGGCGGTTTCTTTAGGTAATTTAGGAGATATTCGAGCAAAACAAGTATTATTAGAAGCTTTACATAGTTGTGAAACAGTTTTGCAACAAGCGGCAATTTCTGCTCTAGGAGAAATAAAAGCAGAAGATTGTATCGAAGAAATATTAGTTTTCGCACAATCTGATGATTGGTTGATTCGTCAAAGATTAGCACAATCTCTAGGTAATTTTAATACTGAAAAATGTATTTCCGCCTTAAAATTTTTGGCTAAAGATGCTAATTCTCAGGTATCCCAAGCAGCTAATTATTCCTTGGACAAAATATTATTTAACTCATAA
- a CDS encoding polyribonucleotide nucleotidyltransferase yields the protein MEEYNKSISFFEGRDIKIKVGLLAPQAGGTVLIQAGETAVLVTATRTKGREGIDFLPLTVDYEERLYAAGRIPGGFLRREGRPPERATLTSRLIDRPLRPLFPSWLRDDLQIVATTLSMDEEVPPDVLAVTGASIATLVAQIPFYGPMAAVRVGLVNDEFIINPTFREIENGDLDLVVAGTPDGIVMVEAGANQLPEQDIIEAIEFGYEAILELIQAQKDLIQELGIEIKVETKEEDNPAVVNFINEKASEEIKQVLSHFDYDKKARDEALDAIQATVQEAINALGDDNEIKIAVADNSKLLPNLFKYLTKKLMRRQIIEDGVRVDGRKLDQVRPISSRVGLLPARVHGSGLFQRGLTQVLSIATLGTSGDAQDLADDLHPDFEKRYLHHYNFPPYSVGETKPLRPPGRREIGHGALAERAITPVLPPQEDFPYVIRVVSEVLSSNGSTSMGSVCGSTLALMDAGVPITKPVSGAAMGLIKEGDEVRILTDIQGIEDFLGDMDFKVAGTDSGITALQMDMKISGLKMETIAEAVKQAREARLHILGEMMKTINTPRQELSPYAPRLMTMKIDPDMIGLVIGPGGKTIKGITEQTGSKIDIADDGTVTICAVQAERAQQAKRIIQTMTRKLNEGDVYLGRVSRIIDIGAFVEVLPGKEGMIHISQLAEHRVGKVEDEVTIGDEIVVKIRGFDNKGRLNLTRLGIHPEQAEVARQESQI from the coding sequence ATGGAAGAATATAATAAGTCAATTTCTTTTTTTGAAGGAAGAGATATAAAGATTAAGGTAGGATTATTAGCACCTCAAGCTGGTGGAACGGTTTTAATTCAAGCAGGTGAAACCGCAGTTTTAGTAACAGCAACTCGTACAAAAGGAAGAGAAGGCATTGATTTTTTACCTTTAACCGTAGATTATGAAGAAAGATTATATGCGGCTGGACGTATTCCGGGTGGATTTTTACGTCGTGAAGGCAGACCTCCAGAACGAGCAACCCTTACCAGTCGGTTAATAGATCGTCCTTTACGTCCTCTTTTTCCTTCTTGGTTAAGAGATGACTTACAAATTGTAGCTACTACCTTATCTATGGATGAAGAAGTACCACCTGATGTTTTAGCAGTTACGGGTGCATCCATCGCTACTTTAGTCGCTCAAATTCCTTTTTACGGACCAATGGCGGCGGTAAGAGTAGGATTAGTCAATGATGAATTCATTATCAATCCTACTTTTCGAGAGATCGAAAACGGTGATCTTGATTTAGTAGTAGCTGGTACTCCTGATGGTATCGTAATGGTAGAAGCAGGAGCAAATCAGTTACCAGAGCAAGATATTATTGAGGCGATCGAATTTGGCTATGAAGCAATTTTAGAATTAATTCAAGCTCAAAAAGATCTTATTCAAGAGTTAGGTATTGAAATTAAAGTCGAAACTAAAGAAGAAGATAATCCTGCGGTAGTTAATTTTATTAATGAAAAAGCGAGTGAAGAAATTAAACAAGTTCTTTCTCACTTCGACTACGATAAAAAAGCACGTGATGAAGCCTTAGATGCTATTCAAGCTACTGTACAAGAAGCCATTAATGCTTTAGGGGATGATAATGAAATTAAAATTGCAGTAGCAGACAACTCGAAACTTTTACCAAATCTATTCAAATATTTGACCAAAAAACTTATGCGTCGTCAAATTATTGAAGATGGTGTAAGGGTAGATGGAAGAAAATTAGATCAAGTTCGTCCTATTTCTTCTCGTGTGGGTTTATTACCTGCTAGAGTTCATGGTAGTGGTTTATTCCAAAGAGGTTTAACTCAGGTACTTTCGATCGCAACTTTAGGCACATCAGGAGATGCTCAAGATTTAGCTGATGACTTACACCCCGACTTTGAAAAACGTTACCTCCATCACTATAATTTTCCACCTTATTCCGTCGGCGAAACTAAACCTTTACGCCCCCCCGGAAGAAGAGAAATCGGTCATGGTGCTTTAGCAGAAAGAGCTATTACCCCTGTTTTACCACCTCAAGAAGACTTTCCTTACGTAATCCGTGTGGTATCTGAAGTATTATCTTCCAATGGTTCAACTTCTATGGGTTCAGTATGCGGTTCAACTTTAGCTTTAATGGACGCTGGAGTACCTATTACTAAGCCTGTAAGTGGTGCAGCGATGGGATTAATCAAAGAAGGAGATGAAGTGCGTATCTTAACGGATATTCAAGGCATTGAAGATTTTTTAGGAGATATGGATTTTAAGGTAGCTGGTACTGATAGCGGTATTACAGCTTTACAAATGGATATGAAAATTAGTGGTTTGAAAATGGAAACTATCGCCGAAGCGGTGAAACAAGCCAGAGAAGCACGTTTACATATCTTAGGAGAAATGATGAAAACCATTAACACTCCTCGTCAAGAATTATCACCCTATGCACCTCGTTTGATGACGATGAAAATCGATCCTGACATGATTGGTTTAGTTATTGGACCAGGTGGTAAAACAATCAAAGGTATCACTGAACAAACTGGTTCAAAAATCGACATCGCAGATGATGGAACAGTAACTATTTGTGCAGTACAGGCGGAACGAGCACAACAAGCTAAACGTATCATTCAAACCATGACTCGTAAACTCAACGAGGGTGATGTGTATTTAGGGCGTGTGAGTCGTATTATCGATATTGGTGCTTTTGTAGAAGTTTTACCTGGTAAAGAAGGCATGATCCATATTTCCCAATTAGCTGAACATCGTGTGGGAAAAGTGGAAGATGAAGTCACTATTGGTGATGAAATTGTGGTTAAAATTCGTGGCTTTGATAATAAAGGACGTTTAAACTTAACCCGTTTAGGTATTCATCCCGAACAAGCGGAAGTTGCTCGTCAGGAATCACAAATTTAA
- a CDS encoding ABC transporter ATP-binding protein — MKQLSARQLTLAYQKTTIIENLNLEIPQGKITILIGGNGCGKSTLLKELGRILHPQQGMVYLDGKEIHQLPSRKVAQTLGLLPQNPNAPEGLTVKDLVAQGRYPHQTWWQEWTVEDEKQVNQALEITCLTSMSDRDLDTLSGGQRQRAWIAMALAQNTEILLLDEPTTFLDLAHQIEVLDLLTELNHQLQRTIIIVLHELNLAARYADYLVAMKQGYIYAQGKPEEVMTSTIIREVFDLSCQIIIDPISHTPLCIPHSKKRIHILE; from the coding sequence ATGAAACAACTCTCCGCCCGACAATTAACCCTTGCTTATCAAAAAACTACTATTATCGAAAACCTGAATTTAGAAATTCCTCAAGGTAAAATTACTATTCTTATTGGTGGGAATGGTTGCGGTAAATCAACTTTACTAAAAGAATTAGGGCGGATTCTTCATCCCCAACAAGGAATGGTATATTTAGATGGAAAAGAAATTCATCAATTGCCTAGTCGCAAAGTCGCACAAACCCTCGGTCTTCTTCCTCAAAATCCTAACGCCCCTGAAGGTTTAACAGTGAAAGACTTAGTTGCACAAGGGCGTTATCCTCATCAGACATGGTGGCAAGAATGGACTGTAGAAGATGAAAAACAAGTAAATCAAGCTCTTGAAATTACTTGCTTAACATCAATGAGCGATAGAGATTTAGATACTTTATCAGGAGGGCAAAGACAACGGGCATGGATTGCTATGGCACTAGCTCAAAATACGGAAATACTACTACTAGATGAGCCGACAACTTTTTTAGACTTAGCTCATCAAATTGAGGTGTTAGATTTACTTACAGAGTTAAATCATCAACTGCAACGCACTATTATTATTGTTTTACATGAGTTGAATTTAGCGGCTCGATATGCAGACTATTTAGTGGCAATGAAACAGGGTTATATCTATGCACAAGGAAAACCAGAAGAGGTAATGACTTCCACAATTATTAGGGAGGTATTTGATTTATCCTGTCAGATTATTATTGATCCTATTAGTCATACTCCCCTTTGTATTCCTCATAGTAAAAAAAGAATTCATATTTTGGAATAA